One genomic segment of Amycolatopsis granulosa includes these proteins:
- a CDS encoding SDR family oxidoreductase, protein MRIAVAGATGNIGHRTAAALERNGHEVVRMSRALGVDLATGAGLDEALHGVAVVVDVTNGPVLGRDETVAYFGDTTARLLAAEERAGVRHHVLLSILGVDRVEGNAHYAGKREQERLVAGGPVPWSIVRATQFHDFAEMVAGWNERDGVVSIAPLLVQPVAPADVAEVLAEVASGVPLRDRLDLAGPEPQDLVDMARRSYQVRGRAAKFVPTWRGQFGPEMAGEVMLAGADARIAPTTFDDWLAQQR, encoded by the coding sequence ATGCGTATCGCAGTCGCCGGTGCCACCGGCAACATCGGCCACCGCACGGCCGCCGCCCTGGAGCGCAACGGCCACGAGGTGGTGCGGATGAGCCGCGCGCTGGGCGTCGACCTCGCCACCGGTGCCGGGCTGGACGAGGCGTTGCACGGGGTGGCGGTGGTTGTCGACGTCACGAACGGGCCGGTGCTGGGCAGGGACGAGACGGTGGCGTACTTCGGTGACACCACCGCGAGGCTGCTCGCGGCCGAGGAGCGTGCCGGGGTCCGGCACCACGTGCTGCTGTCGATCCTCGGTGTGGACCGTGTCGAGGGCAACGCGCACTACGCGGGCAAGCGCGAACAGGAACGCCTGGTCGCCGGCGGTCCGGTTCCGTGGTCGATCGTGCGGGCCACGCAGTTCCACGACTTCGCCGAGATGGTGGCCGGCTGGAACGAGCGCGACGGAGTCGTGTCCATCGCACCGCTGCTGGTCCAGCCGGTCGCCCCGGCCGACGTGGCGGAGGTCCTCGCCGAGGTCGCGAGCGGCGTCCCGCTGCGCGACCGTCTCGACCTCGCGGGCCCGGAGCCGCAGGACCTGGTGGACATGGCCCGCCGGAGCTACCAGGTACGCGGCCGCGCGGCGAAGTTCGTGCCGACGTGGCGGGGGCAGTTCGGCCCGGAGATGGCGGGGGAGGTGATGCTGGCCGGTGCGGATGCCCGGATCGCGCCGACCACGTTCGACGACTGGCTCGCCCAGCAGCGCTGA
- a CDS encoding 4-hydroxybenzoate 3-monooxygenase, whose protein sequence is MTRTQVGIIGAGPAGLLLSYLLHAEGVDAVVLEARSRAYVEKRVRAGVCEHPTVELLREIGVADRLDAEGLPHHGFALRFDGQDHRIALTELTGKSITVYGQQEIVKDLIAAHEAKGYPVHFEVSGVELHDVDTDRPRITYRDADGAARTLECDAIAGCDGFHGVSRPRIPADAVTTFDREYPFAWLGVLARTPPSHEELIYTHHERGFALHSMRSPEITRLYLQVPSDEKIENWPDDRIWSELDVRLTTNAHDFVLREGPILDKGITPMRSFVTEPMRYGRLFLAGDAAHIVPPTGAKGMNLAVADVRVLSRALVELLRHGRSELAESYSDTCLRRVWRAEHFSWYMTSMLHVDPSADAFARRLQLSQLRYTASSRAAATSIAENYVGLPFA, encoded by the coding sequence GTGACGCGCACACAGGTCGGGATCATCGGCGCCGGGCCGGCGGGTCTGCTGCTGTCGTACCTGCTGCACGCCGAGGGGGTCGACGCGGTGGTCCTGGAGGCGCGCAGCCGGGCCTACGTGGAGAAGCGGGTGCGCGCCGGGGTGTGCGAGCACCCGACGGTCGAGCTGCTGCGGGAGATCGGCGTCGCGGACCGGCTGGACGCGGAAGGGCTGCCGCACCACGGTTTCGCGCTCCGGTTCGACGGTCAGGACCACCGGATCGCGCTGACCGAGCTGACCGGCAAGTCGATCACCGTGTACGGCCAGCAGGAGATCGTCAAGGACCTGATCGCCGCGCACGAGGCCAAGGGGTATCCGGTCCACTTCGAGGTCTCGGGCGTCGAGCTGCACGACGTGGACACCGATCGGCCGCGCATCACCTACCGCGACGCCGACGGGGCGGCGCGGACCCTGGAGTGCGACGCGATCGCCGGTTGCGACGGCTTCCACGGTGTCAGCAGGCCGCGGATCCCGGCGGATGCGGTCACCACGTTCGACCGCGAGTACCCGTTCGCGTGGCTGGGTGTGCTGGCGCGGACCCCGCCGTCGCACGAGGAGCTGATCTACACCCACCACGAGCGCGGTTTCGCCCTGCACAGCATGCGCTCGCCGGAGATCACCCGGCTCTACCTGCAGGTGCCCAGCGACGAGAAGATCGAGAACTGGCCGGACGACCGGATCTGGTCCGAACTGGACGTCCGCCTCACCACGAACGCACACGACTTCGTGTTGCGCGAGGGGCCGATCCTGGACAAGGGCATCACGCCGATGCGCAGTTTCGTCACCGAGCCCATGCGGTACGGTCGGCTCTTCCTCGCCGGGGATGCCGCGCACATCGTCCCGCCCACCGGTGCCAAGGGCATGAACCTCGCGGTCGCCGACGTCCGGGTGCTGTCCCGGGCGCTGGTGGAGTTGTTGCGCCACGGGCGGTCCGAGCTGGCCGAGTCCTATTCGGACACCTGCCTGCGGCGCGTGTGGCGGGCCGAGCACTTCTCCTGGTACATGACGTCGATGCTGCACGTGGACCCGTCGGCGGATGCTTTCGCCCGGCGGCTCCAGCTGT
- a CDS encoding 5-methyltetrahydropteroyltriglutamate--homocysteine S-methyltransferase, with protein sequence MTARTTPPFRADHVGSLLRPAELHRAREDFVRGAIGADDLKAVEDRAIRDVVAMQREVGLRSATDGEFRRASWHMDFIYQLDGVSRSDEKLHVKFHNAAGDLEFSPAGLKVDGKVGLSRTIFGDHFTFLESIVDDSQTPKQTIPSPSMIYYRGGRRAVSEEVYPDLEEFYADLAAAYAEEIAGMAELGCTYLQLDDTSLAYLNDPAQRRLVAEMGGDPDRQHVRNIKTMNAALAGRPAGLTVTTHLCRGNFRSSWVASGGYDFVADALFNELDVDGYFLEFDDERSGGFEPLRFVPKGKHVVLGLVTTKRGELEPVDVLRRRIDEAARYVDLDQLCLSGQCGFSSTEEGNDLTQDEQKAKLERIVATAELVWGR encoded by the coding sequence ATGACTGCGCGCACGACACCGCCGTTCCGCGCCGACCACGTGGGCAGCCTGCTGCGGCCCGCCGAGTTGCACCGGGCCCGCGAGGACTTCGTACGCGGCGCGATCGGCGCCGACGACCTCAAGGCGGTGGAGGACCGGGCGATCCGGGACGTGGTCGCGATGCAGCGGGAGGTCGGGCTGCGGTCGGCCACCGACGGCGAGTTCCGCCGCGCCTCCTGGCACATGGACTTCATCTACCAGCTCGACGGCGTCTCACGCAGCGACGAGAAGCTGCACGTCAAGTTCCACAACGCGGCCGGGGACCTCGAATTCAGCCCGGCCGGGCTGAAGGTCGACGGCAAGGTCGGGCTGAGCCGGACCATCTTCGGCGACCACTTCACCTTCCTCGAGTCCATTGTGGACGACTCGCAGACGCCGAAGCAGACCATCCCGTCGCCGAGCATGATCTACTACCGCGGCGGCAGGCGCGCGGTCTCCGAGGAGGTCTACCCGGACCTGGAGGAGTTCTACGCCGACCTCGCCGCCGCCTACGCCGAGGAAATCGCCGGAATGGCCGAGCTGGGCTGCACCTACCTGCAGCTCGACGACACCAGTCTGGCTTACCTCAACGACCCGGCGCAGCGGCGGCTGGTCGCCGAGATGGGCGGCGACCCGGACCGGCAGCACGTCCGCAACATCAAGACCATGAACGCCGCGCTGGCCGGGCGGCCGGCGGGGCTGACCGTCACCACCCACCTGTGCCGCGGCAACTTCCGCTCCTCCTGGGTCGCCTCCGGTGGCTACGACTTCGTCGCCGACGCGCTGTTCAACGAGCTGGACGTGGACGGCTACTTCCTGGAGTTCGACGACGAACGCTCCGGCGGGTTCGAGCCGCTGCGGTTCGTGCCGAAGGGCAAGCACGTCGTGCTCGGCCTGGTCACCACGAAGCGCGGCGAGCTGGAGCCGGTGGATGTGCTGCGGCGGCGGATCGACGAGGCCGCCCGGTACGTCGACCTCGACCAGCTGTGCCTGTCCGGGCAGTGCGGGTTCTCCTCCACCGAGGAGGGCAACGACCTGACCCAGGACGAGCAGAAGGCGAAGCTGGAGCGGATCGTGGCGACCGCCGAACTGGTCTGGGGCCGTTAA
- a CDS encoding Rrf2 family transcriptional regulator, with amino-acid sequence MKLPSSTEWVLHCATTLAQLEPGATASTAQLAEYFDLPAPYLAKQLKYLVRAGVLTATTGPRGGFRLARPAAEITLLQIVEAVDGASSPYECREIRQQGRGALPPEDCRNTCLLAARMNEAHEAWRGTLAAQTLAGVLADLPPSAPDHTRRVIAAITPARRG; translated from the coding sequence GTGAAGCTGCCTTCGAGCACGGAATGGGTCCTGCACTGCGCCACCACCCTGGCGCAGCTCGAACCCGGCGCCACCGCGTCGACGGCGCAGCTCGCCGAGTACTTCGACCTCCCGGCGCCCTACCTCGCCAAACAGCTGAAATACCTGGTCAGGGCCGGGGTGCTGACCGCCACCACCGGCCCGCGCGGCGGTTTCCGGCTCGCCCGCCCCGCGGCGGAGATCACCCTGCTGCAGATCGTCGAGGCGGTCGACGGCGCCTCGTCACCCTACGAGTGCCGCGAGATCCGGCAGCAGGGCCGCGGCGCGCTGCCGCCCGAGGACTGCCGGAACACGTGCCTGCTGGCGGCGCGGATGAACGAGGCCCACGAAGCCTGGCGCGGCACGCTCGCGGCACAGACCCTGGCCGGCGTGCTCGCCGATCTGCCACCTTCGGCACCGGACCACACCCGCCGCGTGATCGCGGCCATCACCCCGGCCCGGAGGGGCTGA
- a CDS encoding IclR family transcriptional regulator, whose amino-acid sequence MRHTSAQAPSVVDRVLDVLGAFTPDRPAMTLSELSRRTGLPLSTTHRIVGELARRGALERQDDGRYRIGLWLWEIASLSPRGTVLRDAAMPFLEDLYEATHENVQLAVLDAPDVVYVERISGRNAVSIVSRPGGRLAAHATGVGLVLLAHAPAEVQEAVLSAPLRQYTPKTITSGEELRRALADARRDGYVISDRQVEMVSLSVAAPVHGADDAVVAAISIVIPAAGPDPRSMVPAVRAAARGISRALGAPRVLRQPG is encoded by the coding sequence ATGCGGCACACATCGGCGCAGGCGCCCTCGGTGGTCGATCGCGTGCTCGACGTGCTGGGTGCCTTCACCCCGGACCGGCCGGCGATGACGTTGTCCGAGCTGAGCCGCCGCACCGGGCTGCCGCTGTCCACCACGCACCGGATCGTGGGTGAGCTGGCGCGGCGTGGTGCGCTGGAGCGGCAGGACGACGGGCGGTACCGGATCGGGTTGTGGCTGTGGGAGATCGCCTCGCTGTCCCCGCGCGGCACGGTGCTGCGCGACGCCGCCATGCCGTTCCTGGAGGACCTGTACGAGGCCACGCACGAGAACGTGCAGCTCGCGGTGCTCGACGCGCCGGACGTGGTGTACGTCGAGCGGATCTCCGGGCGCAACGCGGTCAGCATCGTGTCGCGGCCCGGCGGGCGGCTCGCCGCGCACGCGACCGGCGTCGGTCTGGTGCTGCTCGCGCACGCCCCGGCGGAGGTGCAGGAGGCGGTGCTGTCCGCGCCGCTGCGCCAGTACACGCCGAAGACGATCACCTCGGGCGAGGAGCTGCGGCGCGCACTGGCCGACGCGCGGCGCGACGGCTACGTGATCAGCGACCGGCAGGTGGAGATGGTGTCGCTGTCCGTCGCGGCCCCGGTCCACGGGGCGGACGACGCGGTGGTGGCCGCGATCTCGATCGTCATCCCGGCGGCCGGTCCGGATCCCCGCTCGATGGTGCCGGCCGTGCGGGCGGCCGCGCGGGGGATTTCCCGGGCGCTGGGGGCGCCCCGGGTGCTGCGGCAGCCGGGCTGA